In a genomic window of Gigantopelta aegis isolate Gae_Host chromosome 9, Gae_host_genome, whole genome shotgun sequence:
- the LOC121382103 gene encoding CD63 antigen-like yields MVSGSTCILAGIIGWTGTVGEKAALLSTYSGCMVVILTAEIAGAVVAFLLYDKTTEKIEPRLNLTFFTKYNKAHETTKAVDKMQRELRCCGVEAYTDWTDTQPYGREISRIPVSCCKNTSKDCDFKNIKPARKQEENIYHLGCLFALSFWMRTRLLVMGWITAGCACWQVIGISCVCCFHKAVTDGYG; encoded by the exons ATGGTTTCTGGCAGCACGTGCATATTGGCGGGAATAATAGGATGGACAGGAACTGTTGGTGAGAAGGCAGCTCTTCTGAGCACG tATTCAGGGTGCATGGTTGTCATCCTGACTGCAGAAATAGCGGGCGCTGTTGTGGCATTTCTCTTATATGACAAG ACGACTGAGAAAATAGAACCAAGATTAAATCTCACCTTTTTTACGAAGTACAACAAAGCACACGAAACAACCAAAGCGGTTGATAAAATGCAACGCGAG TTGCGCTGCTGTGGTGTAGAAGCTTACACTGACTGGACAGACACTCAGCCGTACGGACGGGAGATATCTCGCATACCGGTCTCCTGCTGCAAGAATACATCCAAGGACTGTGATTTTAAGAACATCAAACCAGCACGAAAACAAGAGGAAAATATTTATCATCTA GGCTGTCTGTTTGCTCTTTCATTTTGGATGAGAACAAGACTCCTGGTCATGGGATGGATCACCGCAGGATGTGCCTGTTGGCAG GTGATCGGTATTTCGTGTGTCTGTTGCTTCCATAAAGCCGTGACGGATGGGTACGGCTGA